Proteins from a genomic interval of Diaphorobacter sp. HDW4A:
- a CDS encoding thioredoxin family protein: MSTSSLDPWSDAVTISNILFKTTSKLMVVIGAEAWCEKCQLLKPAFDELAYQAPPHVVMLWLDLEEHVEFLGDYIPETLPELCIYQRGVLVRKVTLNDTEQSLHEALTGAHDAKSPVGEDPGIFARLVRQDWAQSSAR; encoded by the coding sequence ATGTCGACTTCTTCATTAGACCCTTGGTCGGATGCAGTCACGATCAGCAATATTTTGTTTAAAACTACCAGCAAGTTAATGGTCGTCATTGGAGCCGAAGCTTGGTGCGAAAAATGCCAGTTACTCAAACCTGCTTTTGACGAACTTGCGTATCAAGCACCGCCACATGTGGTGATGTTGTGGCTCGATCTGGAAGAGCATGTGGAATTTCTCGGCGACTACATTCCCGAAACATTGCCGGAACTGTGCATTTACCAGCGTGGTGTGTTGGTCAGAAAAGTGACATTGAACGACACGGAGCAATCATTGCATGAGGCGCTGACTGGAGCACACGATGCGAAGTCACCCGTTGGTGAAGATCCAGGAATATTTGCGAGGCTTGTGCGGCAAGATTGGGCGCAGTCGTCTGCAAGATAA
- a CDS encoding Glu/Leu/Phe/Val dehydrogenase, with protein MSKSKDTSVASHPLPSYLNADHLGPWGNYLQQVDRVTPYLGDLARWVETLKRPKRILIVDVPIELDNGTIAHFEGYRVQHNLSRGPGKGGVRFHQDVTLSEVMALSAWMSVKNAAVNVPYGGAKGGIRVDPRKLSMPELERLTRRYTSEIGMMIGPSKDIPAPDVNTNGQIMAWMMDTYSMNTGATATGVVTGKPVDLGGSLGRVEATGRGVFTVGMEAAKLSGLTVQGAKVAVQGFGNVGGTAGKLFAEAGALVVAVQDHTGTIHNAKGMDVIALLEHVSKKGGVGGFAGAEKMEDSAFWGVNCDILIPAALESQITKDNAGKIKAKLVIEGANGPTTPEADDILTDKGVLVLPDVIANAGGVTVSYFEWVQDFSSFFWSEDEINARLVRIMQEAFAGIWAVAQEHKVTLRTATFIVACKRILHAREMRGLYP; from the coding sequence ATGTCCAAATCCAAAGACACCTCTGTGGCTTCCCATCCGCTTCCGTCCTACCTGAACGCCGATCACCTCGGGCCCTGGGGCAACTACTTGCAACAGGTGGACCGCGTGACACCCTACCTCGGCGATCTGGCCCGCTGGGTGGAAACGCTCAAACGCCCCAAGCGCATTCTGATCGTTGACGTGCCGATCGAGCTGGACAACGGCACCATCGCCCACTTCGAAGGCTACCGCGTGCAACACAACCTGAGCCGTGGCCCCGGCAAGGGCGGCGTGCGCTTCCACCAGGACGTCACGCTCTCCGAAGTGATGGCGCTGTCCGCATGGATGAGCGTGAAGAACGCCGCCGTCAACGTGCCCTACGGCGGTGCCAAGGGCGGCATCCGCGTCGATCCACGCAAGCTCTCGATGCCTGAACTGGAGCGCCTCACACGCCGCTACACCAGCGAAATCGGCATGATGATCGGCCCCTCCAAGGACATCCCCGCGCCCGACGTCAACACCAACGGCCAGATCATGGCCTGGATGATGGACACCTACTCGATGAACACCGGCGCCACCGCCACCGGCGTCGTCACCGGCAAGCCCGTCGACCTGGGCGGCTCACTCGGCCGCGTGGAAGCCACCGGCCGTGGCGTGTTCACTGTCGGCATGGAAGCCGCCAAGCTCTCGGGCCTGACGGTGCAAGGCGCGAAAGTTGCAGTGCAGGGCTTCGGCAACGTGGGGGGCACAGCCGGCAAGCTGTTCGCAGAAGCGGGCGCCCTCGTCGTCGCTGTGCAGGACCACACCGGCACCATCCACAATGCCAAGGGTATGGACGTGATTGCCTTGCTCGAACATGTCTCCAAGAAGGGCGGCGTGGGCGGCTTTGCAGGCGCGGAGAAAATGGAAGACAGCGCCTTCTGGGGCGTGAACTGCGACATCCTGATTCCTGCGGCACTCGAAAGCCAGATCACCAAGGACAACGCAGGCAAGATCAAGGCCAAGCTCGTGATCGAAGGCGCCAACGGCCCGACCACCCCCGAAGCCGACGACATCCTCACCGACAAGGGCGTCCTCGTCCTCCCCGACGTGATCGCCAACGCCGGCGGCGTGACGGTCTCGTACTTCGAATGGGTGCAGGACTTCTCGAGCTTCTTCTGGAGCGAAGACGAAATCAACGCCCGCCTCGTGCGCATCATGCAAGAAGCCTTCGCAGGCATCTGGGCCGTCGCGCAGGAACACAAGGTGACACTGCGCACCGCGACCTTTATCGTGGCCTGCAAGCGGATTCTGCATGCGCGCGAGATGCGTGGGCTTTATCCTTAA
- a CDS encoding PPK2 family polyphosphate kinase — MAQQQSSSSNPFDIDDKATRELWKKWQPGGQPEAKESPKSNGKDKSAFTLASFDPAAKPFAKGDKSENKVLIEQIAEQLDPLQQVFYADRRFKLLVILQGMDTSGKDGTARGVFGEMSPLGVRSVSWKAPTEIEKSHDYLWRIHSQVPGAGEIVIFNRSQYEDVLVPVVNQWIPPEQQQQRYEHINQFEKLLTDTGTVILKFMLHISKDEQRQRLQERLDDPAKHWKFEMGDIEVRKQWDQYQQAYEQLLPATHTLWAPWTIVPADSKTHRNLMIATITRAVLENLKLKFPEGDPQLTKFKVE; from the coding sequence ATGGCCCAGCAGCAGTCCAGTAGCAGCAACCCGTTCGACATCGACGACAAGGCCACGCGCGAGCTGTGGAAGAAATGGCAGCCCGGTGGACAGCCCGAGGCAAAAGAAAGTCCAAAGAGCAACGGCAAGGACAAGTCGGCGTTCACGCTCGCCAGCTTCGACCCTGCAGCCAAGCCCTTCGCCAAGGGCGACAAGTCCGAGAACAAAGTGCTGATCGAACAGATCGCCGAGCAACTCGATCCGCTGCAGCAGGTGTTCTATGCCGACCGCCGCTTCAAGCTGCTCGTCATCCTGCAGGGCATGGACACCTCAGGCAAGGACGGAACAGCGCGTGGCGTGTTCGGCGAGATGAGCCCACTGGGCGTGCGCTCAGTGAGTTGGAAGGCACCCACCGAAATCGAGAAGTCGCATGACTACCTCTGGCGCATCCACAGCCAAGTGCCCGGAGCGGGCGAGATCGTGATCTTCAACCGCAGCCAGTACGAAGACGTGCTCGTACCCGTAGTCAACCAATGGATCCCCCCCGAGCAGCAACAGCAGCGCTACGAGCACATCAACCAGTTCGAAAAACTGCTCACCGACACCGGCACGGTGATCCTCAAGTTCATGCTGCACATCAGCAAGGACGAGCAGCGCCAGCGCCTGCAGGAGCGGCTGGACGACCCGGCCAAGCACTGGAAATTCGAGATGGGCGACATCGAGGTGCGCAAGCAGTGGGACCAGTACCAGCAGGCCTATGAACAACTGCTGCCGGCCACACACACGCTCTGGGCACCCTGGACCATCGTGCCCGCAGATTCGAAGACGCACCGCAATCTGATGATCGCCACGATCACCCGCGCAGTGCTGGAAAACCTCAAGCTGAAGTTTCCCGAAGGCGATCCACAATTGACGAAGTTCAAGGTGGAATGA
- a CDS encoding MFS transporter, with product MSVIQNMNTTAARPLVSTSTPVVSSKTLLLLAVAAGTSVASLYYSQPILGTLVDDLQASERLTGLVPTLTQLGYALGILLLAPLGDRFDRRSIILIKAALLVLALLASGLAPGIGALLAASLAVGMAATVTQDVVPAAATLAPAAQRGRIVGMVMTGLLLGILLSRVVSGFVAQWFGWRSVYLAAAVAVALIGVSLWRGLPRFAPTTQAGYGPLMRSMLTLLGKHAYLRRAMLAQGLLSLGFSAFWSMLAVMLHSQFQLGSAAAGSFGLAGAAGALAAPLAGRIADKRGPETVTRLGAAIAAVSFALMFLAPFLPPHAQLALLLASAVGFDFGVQASLVAHQTIVYGIDPDARSRLNALLFTGVFIGMSSGAALGAQTMAQWGWTGVVALATAASLAAFAVRLMRR from the coding sequence ATGTCAGTCATACAAAACATGAATACAACCGCTGCCCGCCCCCTTGTGTCCACCTCGACGCCCGTCGTCAGCTCCAAAACGCTGTTACTGCTGGCCGTGGCCGCAGGCACCAGCGTGGCCTCGCTCTACTACAGCCAGCCGATTCTCGGCACGCTGGTGGACGATCTGCAGGCGAGCGAGCGCCTTACCGGACTGGTACCCACACTCACCCAGCTCGGCTATGCACTCGGCATCCTGCTCCTTGCGCCGCTCGGGGACCGGTTTGATCGCCGCAGCATCATCCTGATCAAGGCCGCGCTGCTAGTGCTGGCCCTGCTCGCGAGCGGCTTGGCGCCCGGTATCGGCGCACTGCTCGCGGCCAGCCTGGCCGTGGGCATGGCCGCCACCGTCACGCAGGACGTGGTGCCCGCCGCCGCCACACTCGCCCCGGCCGCGCAGCGCGGGCGCATCGTCGGCATGGTGATGACCGGGCTGCTGCTGGGCATTCTGCTGTCGCGCGTGGTGAGCGGCTTTGTGGCGCAGTGGTTCGGCTGGCGCAGCGTCTACCTCGCGGCCGCCGTGGCTGTGGCGCTGATCGGCGTGTCGCTGTGGCGTGGCCTACCGCGTTTCGCACCAACCACGCAGGCGGGCTACGGCCCGCTGATGCGCTCGATGCTCACGCTGCTGGGCAAGCACGCCTACCTGCGCCGCGCCATGCTCGCGCAAGGCCTGCTGTCGCTCGGTTTCAGCGCGTTCTGGTCGATGCTGGCAGTGATGCTGCACAGCCAGTTCCAACTGGGCAGCGCGGCGGCGGGCTCGTTCGGACTGGCCGGCGCCGCGGGTGCGCTGGCCGCACCGCTCGCAGGCCGCATCGCCGACAAGCGCGGGCCGGAGACCGTCACCCGCCTCGGCGCAGCGATTGCTGCTGTGTCGTTCGCGCTGATGTTCCTTGCGCCCTTCCTGCCGCCGCATGCGCAACTGGCGTTGCTGCTCGCAAGCGCCGTGGGTTTCGACTTCGGCGTGCAGGCATCGCTCGTCGCACACCAGACCATCGTCTACGGCATCGACCCCGATGCGCGCAGCCGCCTGAACGCGCTGCTGTTCACCGGCGTGTTCATCGGCATGTCGAGCGGCGCCGCACTCGGCGCACAAACGATGGCGCAATGGGGATGGACGGGCGTGGTGGCGCTGGCCACGGCCGCGTCGCTCGCCGCATTCGCGGTGCGCCTGATGAGGCGGTGA
- a CDS encoding LysR family transcriptional regulator produces MTNTISSPFLNAQPPGSDRIELLASFVRIVQAGSLSAAAQQLGTSQPTMSRRLQTLERLLGIKLLQRSTHGMQLTEDGGRCFENARQLIAQWHEMEADLRGPRDQPRGNLRVMVPHAFGQDQLVAPLAAFLRRCPEVNVEWMLDDRSPNFVGEGVDCAIHVGPLEDITGLSVVTVRLAHVRRIAVAAPVLLAGGRADVLQSPEQLEALPWLALSTFYRRELRFQRVDDAETRQLLTITPRLTTDNLYALRSAALAGLGACVASAWIVHDDIRAGRLVPLAPHWEVAPLPVSILYPYASFYPARLRQFVDAMKAAIPHIPGMSN; encoded by the coding sequence ATGACAAACACCATTTCAAGCCCCTTTTTAAACGCTCAGCCACCCGGCTCGGATCGCATCGAGCTCCTCGCCAGCTTTGTGCGCATCGTGCAGGCGGGCAGCCTGTCGGCGGCGGCGCAGCAGCTCGGCACCAGCCAGCCGACGATGAGCCGACGTCTGCAGACGCTCGAGCGGCTGCTCGGCATCAAGCTGCTGCAGCGCTCGACGCACGGCATGCAGCTCACCGAGGACGGCGGGCGCTGCTTCGAGAACGCGCGCCAACTGATCGCGCAGTGGCATGAGATGGAGGCCGACCTGCGCGGCCCGCGCGACCAGCCGCGCGGCAATCTGCGGGTGATGGTGCCGCACGCCTTCGGGCAGGACCAGCTGGTGGCGCCGCTCGCCGCGTTCCTGCGCCGCTGCCCCGAGGTGAATGTCGAATGGATGCTCGATGATCGCTCGCCGAATTTTGTGGGCGAGGGCGTCGACTGCGCGATACACGTCGGGCCGCTGGAGGACATTACCGGTCTTTCGGTCGTCACCGTGCGTCTGGCCCACGTCCGCCGCATCGCTGTGGCCGCTCCCGTGCTGCTGGCGGGTGGGCGCGCAGACGTGCTGCAGTCGCCAGAGCAGCTTGAGGCGCTCCCCTGGCTCGCGCTCAGCACTTTCTACCGGCGTGAGCTGCGCTTCCAACGTGTGGACGATGCCGAGACCCGACAGTTGCTCACCATCACGCCGCGCCTCACCACAGACAACCTGTATGCCCTGCGCAGTGCGGCCCTTGCGGGGCTGGGCGCCTGCGTCGCCTCTGCGTGGATCGTGCATGACGACATCCGTGCAGGGCGCTTGGTGCCGCTCGCTCCTCATTGGGAAGTGGCGCCGCTGCCCGTCAGCATTCTTTATCCCTACGCGAGCTTCTATCCGGCGCGGCTCCGGCAGTTCGTAGATGCGATGAAGGCAGCAATTCCACACATTCCCGGCATGAGCAACTGA
- a CDS encoding midcut-by-XrtH protein — protein sequence MANIPKTSIRGESALLAVLLAAVSLDSRAQTITTAPLAVAPASVPVPVDHPLALIALVLGLCAAAFWLLRRMGVSMSTLRNVALGGTMLALGATVFWGDAVLAQLQMLQRQFTQAGGETLNVPVQPVEMAGTVVGFVSVEFTNASNVTLQIKGITLPTWDICFAQGIPAALPVASTPPVSAQCASGSNVGAGKTCWVDVAKLCAEAADAVTGAAPTVVMADAAAVNEGESVSGNVLGNDSDADGPLLVASFVFDGVRHLAGQSASVAGKGDFTLQANGAFTFLAAKPFPTSTIQMGYTTHTGVVGELTVTVNRAPVTSNVSLGTNQNAPVGGNIAVTDADGDLLSFSISGSPAHGTVVLNSATGSFTYTPIAGYAGSDGFSVTVSDGKGGAVVVAVMIAVTASNMAPMANDDTVSTDESTAVTIAVRSNDTDADGDALQVAGVTQGANGSVVIDAVTGNPIYTPNAGFVGSDAFTYTVSDSHGGTSSASVTVIVNAVVNGTPVAVADTLSTVINTAKTVTVATLLANDTDPDNDALTITGVNNPSHGTVSITGNAVTFTPDANFEGAASFQYSISDGKGGTAIGTVTVHVDSGSATAPSLVVMRSLVANAHGTGGVSVAFPIITRLVDTDGSETLTAKVSNVPTGLTFNAGTNLGGGVWQFTQADLPNLKLNLPGSYTTLATHLTVQVTATETVTGVTAFVSNVVTLKAAYTTLDVTTTTSGSYTGNSASEHIQGGSGDNVINAGSGNNIVNGDAGNDTLTAGTGSDVINGGAGNDVINGGSGADVIIGGLGNDTLKGGDAGESFVDVFVWQLGDQGTAGSPAVDTIQNFNVTAAGSNTAGGDVLDLRQLLQGESVGPLNSAGNLADYLHFEVSGGNTILHISHTGGFGADSHNVGASYTNSAETQQILLTSVNLQSLYSGATTDQQIITQLLNNNKLIVD from the coding sequence ATGGCGAATATTCCGAAGACGTCGATTCGTGGCGAATCAGCGCTGCTTGCTGTGTTGCTTGCAGCGGTTAGTCTCGACAGCCGCGCTCAAACGATCACGACCGCTCCGCTGGCGGTCGCACCTGCGTCCGTCCCCGTTCCGGTGGACCATCCGCTGGCGCTGATCGCTTTGGTGCTCGGGCTGTGTGCTGCGGCGTTCTGGCTGTTACGGCGCATGGGCGTGTCGATGAGCACGTTGCGCAACGTGGCGCTCGGCGGCACCATGCTGGCGCTGGGCGCGACGGTCTTTTGGGGTGATGCGGTGCTTGCCCAGTTGCAAATGCTGCAGCGCCAGTTCACGCAGGCAGGCGGTGAAACGCTGAATGTGCCGGTGCAGCCTGTGGAAATGGCAGGTACTGTCGTGGGGTTCGTGTCGGTCGAATTCACCAACGCCTCCAATGTCACTCTGCAGATCAAAGGTATTACCCTACCGACCTGGGACATCTGCTTTGCCCAGGGCATTCCAGCCGCGTTGCCTGTCGCCAGCACGCCACCAGTGTCGGCACAGTGCGCATCGGGCAGCAACGTCGGCGCAGGCAAGACCTGCTGGGTCGATGTCGCCAAGCTGTGCGCCGAAGCGGCAGATGCAGTGACGGGTGCGGCGCCCACGGTGGTGATGGCCGATGCTGCAGCCGTCAATGAAGGCGAGAGCGTGTCGGGCAATGTGCTCGGCAATGATTCGGATGCGGACGGTCCGCTGCTGGTCGCGAGCTTTGTGTTCGACGGCGTGCGCCATCTCGCGGGGCAGAGCGCGAGCGTGGCCGGAAAGGGCGACTTCACACTGCAGGCAAATGGCGCGTTCACCTTCCTTGCGGCCAAGCCATTTCCAACGTCGACTATCCAGATGGGCTACACCACGCATACCGGTGTCGTTGGGGAGCTGACGGTGACGGTGAACCGCGCTCCGGTGACGTCGAACGTTTCTCTCGGCACGAATCAGAACGCGCCAGTGGGCGGCAACATCGCGGTCACCGATGCCGACGGCGATCTGCTGTCCTTTTCAATCTCGGGCTCTCCTGCCCATGGCACTGTGGTGCTGAATTCCGCAACCGGCAGCTTCACGTACACGCCGATTGCGGGGTATGCGGGAAGCGACGGCTTCTCCGTCACCGTGAGCGACGGCAAGGGCGGGGCGGTGGTGGTCGCGGTGATGATTGCCGTTACTGCGTCCAACATGGCACCGATGGCCAACGATGATACGGTGTCCACCGACGAATCCACGGCAGTGACCATCGCCGTGCGTTCCAACGACACCGATGCGGATGGCGATGCGCTGCAGGTGGCCGGTGTCACCCAAGGGGCGAATGGCTCAGTGGTGATTGACGCCGTCACCGGCAATCCTATCTACACACCGAATGCCGGCTTTGTGGGCAGTGATGCGTTCACCTACACCGTCTCGGATAGTCATGGCGGCACTTCGAGCGCTAGCGTGACGGTGATCGTGAATGCGGTAGTCAATGGGACACCCGTCGCGGTTGCGGACACTCTGTCCACGGTCATCAACACCGCCAAGACCGTTACCGTGGCCACACTGCTGGCCAACGACACCGATCCGGACAACGACGCGCTTACCATCACGGGCGTCAACAACCCGAGCCATGGAACGGTGTCCATTACTGGCAATGCGGTGACCTTCACGCCCGACGCGAACTTTGAAGGCGCGGCCTCTTTCCAGTATTCGATCAGTGACGGGAAGGGCGGCACGGCTATCGGCACGGTCACCGTGCACGTGGATTCAGGCAGCGCCACTGCGCCGTCGCTCGTCGTGATGAGGAGCCTGGTTGCCAATGCCCACGGCACCGGCGGCGTCTCCGTCGCGTTTCCCATCATCACCAGACTGGTCGATACGGACGGCTCCGAGACGCTGACCGCCAAGGTCAGCAACGTGCCGACGGGTCTCACGTTTAACGCAGGCACCAATCTGGGCGGCGGAGTGTGGCAGTTCACTCAAGCGGATCTGCCCAATCTCAAGCTGAATCTGCCGGGCAGCTATACCACGCTTGCCACCCATCTCACCGTGCAGGTGACCGCCACGGAAACCGTCACCGGGGTCACGGCGTTCGTCTCGAACGTGGTGACCTTGAAGGCGGCATACACGACGTTGGATGTCACCACGACAACGTCCGGCAGCTATACCGGCAACTCAGCAAGCGAGCACATCCAGGGCGGCTCGGGGGACAATGTCATCAACGCTGGCAGCGGCAACAATATCGTCAACGGGGATGCAGGCAACGACACACTCACGGCGGGGACCGGCTCGGATGTGATCAACGGCGGAGCGGGCAATGATGTCATCAACGGCGGCAGCGGCGCCGACGTGATCATTGGCGGGCTGGGCAACGACACGCTCAAGGGCGGGGACGCAGGCGAAAGCTTCGTGGATGTGTTCGTCTGGCAACTGGGCGACCAGGGCACCGCAGGTTCACCGGCCGTGGACACCATCCAGAATTTCAATGTGACTGCCGCCGGCAGCAATACGGCCGGGGGCGACGTGCTGGATCTGCGCCAGCTCCTGCAAGGCGAGAGCGTCGGCCCGTTGAATAGCGCGGGCAATCTGGCCGACTATCTGCACTTCGAGGTGTCGGGCGGCAACACCATCCTCCACATCAGCCATACCGGTGGCTTCGGCGCGGATTCGCATAACGTGGGTGCCAGCTACACCAACAGCGCCGAAACCCAGCAGATTCTCCTGACCAGTGTGAATCTGCAGTCGCTATATTCAGGTGCCACGACGGATCAGCAGATCATCACGCAGCTGCTGAACAACAACAAGCTGATCGTCGATTGA
- a CDS encoding tripartite tricarboxylate transporter substrate binding protein, whose amino-acid sequence MFDRRRFLASSAAVALPSMIPALARAEKAWPGARTIRVVIPYVAGGVSDSVGRRLLEQVAKELGQSIIVDNKGGAGGTVGMAEVARAKGDGYTLALTAISPVTLMPHLMKLTYQPDDVIAVAPMMYSPIYLMATTAFKGKTLEDMIAEAKTKPGSIRWATSGIGSVGHIMLEQVQAKTGAQFIHVPYKGIAQTVTDAASAQFEIMTGNPFGTINSLIDQGKLRLLAVTGPKRAPNQPNVATLAEKGMAEANLTSMFGFLAPAGTPADVVARLNAAIAKEVATPAIQEAMHHTDNIPMQQSATDFEALLQKESQNNAAIIKKVGIKL is encoded by the coding sequence ATGTTTGATCGCCGCCGCTTTCTCGCGTCCAGCGCCGCCGTTGCCCTGCCTTCCATGATTCCGGCCCTCGCCCGCGCCGAGAAAGCCTGGCCTGGTGCGCGCACGATCCGCGTGGTGATTCCCTATGTCGCGGGTGGCGTGTCCGACTCGGTAGGCCGCCGTCTGCTCGAGCAGGTGGCCAAGGAGCTGGGCCAGTCGATCATCGTGGACAACAAGGGCGGCGCTGGTGGCACCGTGGGTATGGCCGAAGTGGCGCGGGCCAAGGGCGATGGCTACACGTTGGCGCTCACCGCCATCAGCCCCGTGACGCTGATGCCGCACCTCATGAAGCTCACCTACCAGCCGGATGACGTGATCGCCGTCGCGCCGATGATGTATTCGCCGATCTACCTGATGGCGACGACAGCCTTCAAGGGCAAAACGCTCGAGGACATGATCGCCGAAGCGAAAACCAAGCCGGGCAGCATCCGCTGGGCGACCTCGGGCATCGGCTCGGTCGGCCACATCATGCTGGAGCAGGTGCAGGCGAAGACCGGCGCGCAGTTCATCCACGTGCCATACAAAGGCATCGCGCAGACCGTGACCGACGCGGCCAGCGCGCAGTTCGAAATCATGACGGGCAACCCGTTCGGCACCATCAACAGCCTGATCGATCAGGGCAAGCTGCGCCTGCTGGCCGTCACCGGCCCCAAGCGGGCGCCGAATCAGCCGAACGTGGCGACGCTCGCCGAAAAGGGCATGGCCGAGGCCAATCTGACGTCAATGTTCGGCTTTCTCGCCCCTGCGGGAACCCCTGCCGACGTGGTCGCGCGCCTGAACGCGGCCATCGCCAAGGAAGTCGCTACGCCCGCGATCCAGGAGGCCATGCACCACACCGACAACATCCCGATGCAGCAGAGCGCCACGGATTTCGAGGCGCTGCTGCAGAAGGAAAGTCAGAACAATGCGGCGATCATCAAGAAGGTAGGCATCAAGCTTTGA
- a CDS encoding fumarylacetoacetate hydrolase family protein: protein MTAHATPASSTSAVASMIEALCTARRNAILADASAFANDALQSEADAYTVQCGVAQTLGHFATPVPRHWKSGGANRASVITHAPLPDAGIWTSPANAGAWPFPLHHRLIEGEIALRLGQDVTAEQAANMTPETAHEFIDAMTVSIEMVDSRWAQPLNDLPPLLKLADMGVHGALVLGDWVPYQRRDWSAQRCVVRVGASPEQVFVGTHSLGDPAWLLPQWVRHVVDWGDGVVVPAGTVVTTGNWVGAVVGVVGDVVEVGFDGVGFVRLVL, encoded by the coding sequence ATGACCGCACACGCCACTCCTGCCTCCTCAACCTCCGCCGTCGCTTCGATGATCGAGGCCCTGTGCACCGCACGCCGCAATGCCATCCTCGCTGACGCCAGCGCTTTCGCCAATGATGCGCTGCAAAGCGAGGCCGACGCCTACACCGTGCAATGCGGCGTGGCCCAGACACTCGGCCACTTCGCCACGCCAGTGCCACGCCACTGGAAATCCGGCGGCGCGAATCGCGCATCGGTCATCACCCACGCCCCCTTGCCCGACGCGGGCATATGGACCTCACCTGCAAACGCCGGTGCATGGCCTTTTCCTTTGCACCACCGCCTGATCGAAGGAGAAATTGCCCTGCGCCTCGGCCAGGATGTGACTGCAGAACAAGCCGCGAACATGACTCCCGAGACCGCACACGAGTTCATCGATGCGATGACCGTCTCCATCGAAATGGTGGACAGCCGCTGGGCACAACCGCTGAACGACCTCCCGCCACTGCTCAAGCTCGCTGACATGGGTGTGCACGGGGCGCTTGTGCTGGGTGACTGGGTTCCGTATCAGCGGCGTGATTGGTCGGCGCAGCGCTGCGTGGTGCGGGTGGGGGCGTCACCTGAACAGGTATTTGTCGGCACGCACTCGTTGGGCGATCCGGCCTGGTTGCTGCCGCAGTGGGTGAGGCATGTGGTGGATTGGGGTGACGGTGTTGTTGTTCCTGCGGGGACTGTGGTGACTACCGGGAATTGGGTGGGGGCGGTGGTTGGTGTTGTGGGGGATGTGGTGGAGGTGGGGTTTGATGGGGTTGGGTTTGTTCGGTTGGTGCTTTGA
- a CDS encoding amidohydrolase yields MPPPMPPPSSSASKKKTSAACAPRHIDNALLADGQLVRLTIHQGRFDAIVPMADAPACSDAHDLGGLLVLPLLVDGHLHLDKTLLGLPWMPHAAGPTRASRIETELRLMPTLALSTAQRAGHLIRTCVAHGTGTLRTHVDVEPQNGLKALEGVLEAREAHRDWAQIQIVAFPQTGVMRAPGTLELLDAAIAAGADLVGGMDPCEVDCDPAGQLNGIFAIAHQRGVGVDVHLHESDELGLFSIREICKRAKALGMQGRVTISHGFCLGHVNESKARATADLMATAGVNLVTHGAASHPLPPLALLREHGVTVFAGNDNVRDIWSPYGTGDALERASLIGWRADWRTDAQMMDAFDLVTVSAARGLGVAFSGIAAGEVASFFAVRAGGVAEAVAARPVREIVVREGRVLARGGVVCDLLVSV; encoded by the coding sequence ATGCCCCCACCCATGCCGCCTCCCTCATCGTCCGCCAGCAAGAAGAAAACATCGGCCGCCTGCGCGCCCCGCCATATCGACAACGCGCTGCTCGCCGACGGGCAGCTGGTGCGGCTCACGATCCACCAAGGCCGCTTTGACGCCATCGTTCCCATGGCCGATGCACCCGCTTGCAGTGATGCGCACGATCTCGGCGGGCTGCTGGTGCTGCCGCTGCTCGTCGACGGTCATCTGCATCTGGACAAGACCTTGCTCGGCCTGCCCTGGATGCCGCATGCCGCCGGCCCCACGCGCGCCAGCCGCATCGAGACCGAACTGCGCCTCATGCCCACGCTGGCGCTGTCGACCGCACAGCGCGCAGGCCACCTGATCCGCACCTGCGTCGCGCACGGCACCGGCACGCTGCGCACCCATGTGGACGTGGAACCGCAGAACGGTTTGAAGGCGCTGGAAGGCGTGCTCGAAGCCCGTGAGGCGCACCGCGACTGGGCGCAGATCCAGATCGTGGCCTTCCCCCAGACCGGCGTGATGCGCGCTCCCGGTACGCTCGAACTGCTCGACGCGGCGATTGCCGCCGGTGCCGATCTGGTCGGCGGCATGGACCCCTGTGAGGTCGACTGCGACCCCGCCGGTCAGCTCAACGGCATCTTCGCCATCGCACACCAACGTGGCGTGGGCGTCGATGTGCATCTGCACGAGTCCGACGAGCTCGGCCTGTTCTCCATCCGCGAAATCTGCAAACGCGCCAAGGCCCTCGGCATGCAGGGCCGCGTGACCATCAGCCACGGCTTCTGCCTCGGCCACGTGAATGAAAGCAAGGCCCGCGCAACGGCAGACCTCATGGCGACTGCAGGCGTGAACCTCGTCACCCACGGCGCCGCATCGCATCCTTTGCCGCCGTTGGCACTGCTGCGCGAACACGGCGTGACGGTGTTCGCGGGCAACGACAACGTGCGGGACATCTGGTCGCCCTACGGCACGGGCGACGCGCTGGAGCGGGCCTCGCTCATCGGGTGGCGGGCGGATTGGCGCACCGATGCGCAGATGATGGATGCGTTCGATCTGGTGACTGTATCCGCTGCTCGAGGGCTTGGTGTTGCGTTTTCTGGGATTGCCGCTGGAGAGGTTGCGAGTTTTTTTGCTGTGCGTGCTGGGGGGGTGGCGGAGGCTGTGGCTGCTCGGCCTGTGAGGGAGATTGTGGTTCGGGAGGGGCGTGTTTTGGCGCGGGGCGGGGTTGTTTGTGATTTGCTTGTTTCTGTTTGA